From Deinococcus taeanensis, one genomic window encodes:
- the hpaE gene encoding 5-carboxymethyl-2-hydroxymuconate semialdehyde dehydrogenase, whose amino-acid sequence MTVTPPVSAPLESLERRLRSPLLHFIGGHWVPSHSGDTFDFHAPSDNRRLGVAASGDATDIDRAARAAHDAFPAWRALSGRKRRALLYRVADLIEARATEIATAESVDTGQAIRFMKSAATRAAENFRFFADRAEAAQDGLSLPTEGFLNYTVRQPVGPVGVITPWNTPFMLSTWKIAPALAAGCTVVHKPAEWSPVTATLLAEIMHEAGLPAGVVNLVHGFGESAGRALTEHPLIRAIAFIGESRTGSLIQKQGADTLKRVHLELGGKNPVVVFDDADLDRALDAAVFMIYSLNGQRCTSSSRLLVQRSVHDAFVDRLAERVAHIRVGDPLDPATEVGPLIHPRQFEKVCSYFDAAREDGATIRVGGERIGDTGNYVRPTLFTNARNDMRIAQEEIFGPVLTVIPFDTDEDALRMANDVPYGLAAYLWTNDLTRAHTFAHGLDSGMIWVNSENVRHLPTPFGGMKASGIGRDGGDYSFDFYMETKNVAINLNGHRAQQLGLPRPDPKEQ is encoded by the coding sequence ATGACCGTCACTCCCCCCGTCTCTGCTCCCCTGGAAAGCCTCGAACGGCGCCTCCGCTCGCCGCTGCTGCACTTCATCGGTGGTCACTGGGTGCCGTCACACTCCGGCGACACCTTCGACTTCCACGCGCCCAGCGACAACCGCCGCCTGGGTGTGGCCGCCAGCGGGGACGCCACCGATATCGACCGCGCCGCCCGCGCCGCGCACGACGCCTTCCCGGCGTGGCGCGCCCTGAGCGGCAGGAAGCGCCGGGCGCTGCTGTACCGCGTGGCGGACCTGATCGAGGCGCGCGCCACTGAAATTGCCACCGCGGAGAGCGTGGACACCGGACAGGCCATCCGCTTCATGAAATCAGCCGCCACGCGCGCCGCCGAGAATTTCCGCTTCTTCGCGGACCGTGCCGAGGCCGCGCAGGACGGCCTGAGCCTCCCCACCGAAGGGTTCCTGAACTACACCGTCCGGCAGCCCGTCGGGCCGGTGGGCGTGATTACCCCGTGGAACACGCCGTTCATGCTGTCCACCTGGAAGATCGCGCCGGCGCTCGCGGCCGGGTGCACCGTGGTGCATAAGCCCGCCGAGTGGAGCCCCGTAACCGCCACCCTCCTCGCGGAGATCATGCACGAAGCGGGCCTTCCCGCCGGCGTGGTGAACCTCGTGCACGGTTTCGGCGAGTCTGCCGGCCGGGCCCTGACGGAGCACCCGCTGATCAGGGCCATCGCGTTCATCGGGGAGAGCCGCACCGGCAGCCTGATCCAGAAACAGGGCGCCGACACCCTTAAACGCGTGCACCTGGAGCTTGGCGGGAAGAACCCGGTCGTGGTGTTCGACGACGCCGACCTGGACCGCGCGCTCGACGCCGCCGTGTTCATGATCTACTCCCTGAACGGCCAGCGCTGCACGTCCTCCAGCCGCCTGCTGGTGCAGCGCAGCGTGCACGACGCCTTCGTGGACCGCCTTGCCGAGCGTGTGGCGCACATCCGCGTGGGTGATCCCCTCGACCCCGCCACGGAGGTCGGGCCGCTGATTCACCCGCGGCAGTTCGAGAAGGTCTGCTCCTACTTCGATGCGGCCCGTGAGGACGGCGCCACCATCCGCGTGGGCGGCGAACGCATCGGCGACACCGGCAACTACGTGCGCCCCACGCTGTTCACGAACGCCCGCAACGACATGCGCATTGCGCAGGAGGAGATCTTCGGCCCGGTCCTGACCGTGATCCCCTTCGACACGGACGAGGACGCCCTGCGCATGGCCAACGACGTGCCCTACGGTCTGGCGGCGTACCTCTGGACGAACGATCTCACGCGCGCCCACACCTTCGCGCACGGCCTGGACAGCGGCATGATCTGGGTGAACAGCGAAAACGTCCGCCACCTGCCCACCCCGTTCGGCGGCATGAAAGCCAGCGGCATCGGCCGCGACGGCGGGGACTACTCCTTTGACTTCTACATGGAAACCAAAAACGTCGCCATCAACCTCAACGGGCACCGCGCGCAGCAGCTCGGCCTGCCCCGGCCCGACCCGAAGGAGCAGTGA